The following are from one region of the Nicotiana tomentosiformis chromosome 7, ASM39032v3, whole genome shotgun sequence genome:
- the LOC104117076 gene encoding protein TPX2-like isoform X2, with product MADTKDDPNFFIIDEIYEFSAPRFYDFINGETEEDMRKAELWFETCMPRIKASRSVQLEIPCDFTEGEELQSNSRPAAEVTSSKILEEETPKENRPAAEVLSSEVKEEVNGSLPNVESVEKQPTSQEICTPGKQPRKTDSNKQKTAKKIASMLRNPSALKSKTTPQLSHVKSTIPASMRKQAILRTAVGTPNFGQENQAVKRQKLDSGKARQILNVKPQNLPHKTRHGASCATFSSVAISRKEDRKMYAREPVPPFISTAEMMKKFHSSTREMSLPCISSSTPHRKPKLTLTAPKEPEFETAQRVRPTTVKSSAELEEEMMAKIPKFKARPLNKKLFEAPTLPPLPKSTPQLPEFKEFHLETMARANQNVETSSILSMESTQSHKWKPHLTAPKSPVLQTSLRARPLQIKSSEELEKEELEKIPKFKARPLNKKIFESKGDLGMFCNTKKQVTVPQEFHFATDERIPPPPANVADLFDKLSLNSEPNEQTIPRNTKPNPFHLYTEERGAEKERKLFTELLQKQIEEERSRVPKAIPYPYTTDYPVIPPKPEPKHCTKPEPFQLESLLRHEREMQRELEERQRLEKEEAKMRTFRAQPVLIEDPIPVPEKERKPLTQVEGFNLHVDHRAVGRAEFDKKIKEKELMYQKYREEAEAARLMEEEKALKQLRKTLVPHARPVPKFDHPFLPQKSSRAVTKPRSPKLLIIKRQERRKMACPYAAAVSSAASKMR from the exons ATGGCGGATACAAAAGACGATCCAAATTTCTTTATAATTGACGAAATTTATGAGTTCTCGGCACCGCGCTTCTATGATTTCATCAATGGAGAAACGGAGGAGGACATGCGCAAGGCTGAGCTTTGGTTTGAAA CTTGTATGCCAAGAATCAAGGCCAGTAGATCAGTACAACTTGAGATCCCATGTGATTTTACTGAAGGCGAGGAGTTGCAGAGTAATTCAAG ACCTGCAGCGGAGGTTACATCTTCTAAGATTTTGGAAGAGGAGACACCAAAGGAGAACAGGCCTGCAGCTGAGGTTTTGTCTTCTGAGGTTAAGGAAGAGGTTAATGGCAGTCTTCCCAATGTG GAATCTGTTGAGAAACAGCCAACTAGTCAAG AAATTTGCACCCCAGGCAAGCAACCTAGGAAGACTGATTCCAACAAGCAGAAGACAGCTAAAAAGATTGCAAGCATGCTTAGAAATCCTTCAGCACTGAAGTCTAAAACTACACCTCAATTGTCACATGTGAAGAGCACTATTCCTGCCAGCATGAGAAA GCAAGCAATTTTGAGAACTGCTGTTGGAACACCTAACTTTGGTCAAGAAAATCAAGCTGTAAAGAGACAAAAACTAGATAGTGGAAAAGCCAGACAG ATTCTGAATGTCAAACCGCAAAATTTGCCGCACAAAACACGGCATGGAGCTAGTTGCGCCACCTTCTCTTCTGTGGCCATTTCTCGTAAAGAGGATCGAAAG ATGTATGCCCGAGAACCAGTACCACCATTTATTTCCACAGCAGAAATGATGAAGAAGTTTCACTCCAGCACAAGGGAGATGTCACTGCCGTGCATAAGTAGTTCCACTCCGCAT AGGAAGCCTAAACTTACATTGACTGCGCCTAAAGAACCAGAATTTGAGACAGCACAACGTGTCCGTCCAACTACAGTCAAGAGTTCAGCTGAGCTTGAGGAAGAAATGATGGCCAAAATTCCCAAGTTTAAGGCTCGCCCATTGAACAAAAAG CTCTTTGAAGCTCCAACTCTACCACCGTTACCTAAAAGCACACCACAACTTCCAGAATTTAAG GAATTTCATTTGGAAACGATGGCTAGGGCCAATCAGAATGTGGAAACATCTTCAATCTTATCGATGGAATCTACTCAG AGTCATAAATGGAAGCCACATCTTACAGCTCCTAAATCACCTGTTCTGCAAACGTCACTTAGAGCACGCCCCCTACAGATTAAAAGCTCTGAAGAACTGGAAAAAGAAGAACTTGAAAAAATTCCGAAGTTCAAGGCTAGGCCTTTGAATAAAAAG ATCTTTGAAAGTAAAGGAGACTTAGGAATGTTCTGCAACACGAAGAAGCAGGTGACGGTGCCTCAAGAATTTCATTTTGCCACAGATGAAAGGATTCCTCCACCTCCTGCTAACGTTGCTGATCTCTTTGACAAG CTTTCTCTAAATTCTGAACCAAATGAACAGACTATACCCAGAAACACCAAACCAAATCCTTTTCATCTCTATACAGAG GAAAGAGGAGCAGAGAAGGAGAGGAAACTGTTCACTGAACTTCTACAGAAACAGATTGAGGAAGAGAGGTCTAGAGTTCCCAAAGCAATTCCATATCCTTACACAACTGACTACCCTGTG ATTCCACCAAAACCAGAACCTAAGCATTGTACAAAACCAGAACCTTTCCAACTGGAGAGTCTGCTCAGGCATGAAAGGGAGATGCAGAGGGAATTAGAAGAACGGCAAAGATTGGAAAAGGAAGAAGCAAAGATGAGGACTTTTAGAGCGCAACCAGTCTTGATCGA GGATCCAATTCCAGTTCCTGAGAAAGAACGTAAACCACTAACTCAAGTTGAGGGATTTAATCTACATGTAGATCACCGTGCTGTTGGTAGAGCTGAGTTTGATAAGAAG ATCAAGGAGAAAGAACTAATGTATCAAAAATATAGGGAGGAGGCAGAAGCTGCTAGACTG ATGGAGGAGGAGAAGGCCCTGAAACAATTACGGAAAACTTTGGTGCCTCATGCAAGACCTGTGCCTAAATTTGATCATCCTTTCCTCCCACAGAA GTCTTCCAGAGCAGTGACAAAACCAAGATCACCCAAGCTGCTGATAATTAAGAGGCAAGAAAGGAGAAAAATGGCGTGTCCCTATGCAGCAGCAGTTTCTAGTGCTGCCTCCAAGATGAGGTGA
- the LOC104117076 gene encoding protein TPX2-like isoform X3 — translation MADTKDDPNFFIIDEIYEFSAPRFYDFINGETEEDMRKAELWFESTISYAPSPCMPRIKASRSVQLEIPCDFTEGEELQSNSRPAAEVTSSKILEEETPKENRPAAEVLSSEVKEEESVEKQPTSQEICTPGKQPRKTDSNKQKTAKKIASMLRNPSALKSKTTPQLSHVKSTIPASMRKQAILRTAVGTPNFGQENQAVKRQKLDSGKARQILNVKPQNLPHKTRHGASCATFSSVAISRKEDRKMYAREPVPPFISTAEMMKKFHSSTREMSLPCISSSTPHRKPKLTLTAPKEPEFETAQRVRPTTVKSSAELEEEMMAKIPKFKARPLNKKLFEAPTLPPLPKSTPQLPEFKEFHLETMARANQNVETSSILSMESTQSHKWKPHLTAPKSPVLQTSLRARPLQIKSSEELEKEELEKIPKFKARPLNKKIFESKGDLGMFCNTKKQVTVPQEFHFATDERIPPPPANVADLFDKLSLNSEPNEQTIPRNTKPNPFHLYTEERGAEKERKLFTELLQKQIEEERSRVPKAIPYPYTTDYPVIPPKPEPKHCTKPEPFQLESLLRHEREMQRELEERQRLEKEEAKMRTFRAQPVLIEDPIPVPEKERKPLTQVEGFNLHVDHRAVGRAEFDKKIKEKELMYQKYREEAEAARLMEEEKALKQLRKTLVPHARPVPKFDHPFLPQKSSRAVTKPRSPKLLIIKRQERRKMACPYAAAVSSAASKMR, via the exons ATGGCGGATACAAAAGACGATCCAAATTTCTTTATAATTGACGAAATTTATGAGTTCTCGGCACCGCGCTTCTATGATTTCATCAATGGAGAAACGGAGGAGGACATGCGCAAGGCTGAGCTTTGGTTTGAAAGTACAATCAGCTACGCCCCTTCTC CTTGTATGCCAAGAATCAAGGCCAGTAGATCAGTACAACTTGAGATCCCATGTGATTTTACTGAAGGCGAGGAGTTGCAGAGTAATTCAAG ACCTGCAGCGGAGGTTACATCTTCTAAGATTTTGGAAGAGGAGACACCAAAGGAGAACAGGCCTGCAGCTGAGGTTTTGTCTTCTGAGGTTAAGGAAGAG GAATCTGTTGAGAAACAGCCAACTAGTCAAG AAATTTGCACCCCAGGCAAGCAACCTAGGAAGACTGATTCCAACAAGCAGAAGACAGCTAAAAAGATTGCAAGCATGCTTAGAAATCCTTCAGCACTGAAGTCTAAAACTACACCTCAATTGTCACATGTGAAGAGCACTATTCCTGCCAGCATGAGAAA GCAAGCAATTTTGAGAACTGCTGTTGGAACACCTAACTTTGGTCAAGAAAATCAAGCTGTAAAGAGACAAAAACTAGATAGTGGAAAAGCCAGACAG ATTCTGAATGTCAAACCGCAAAATTTGCCGCACAAAACACGGCATGGAGCTAGTTGCGCCACCTTCTCTTCTGTGGCCATTTCTCGTAAAGAGGATCGAAAG ATGTATGCCCGAGAACCAGTACCACCATTTATTTCCACAGCAGAAATGATGAAGAAGTTTCACTCCAGCACAAGGGAGATGTCACTGCCGTGCATAAGTAGTTCCACTCCGCAT AGGAAGCCTAAACTTACATTGACTGCGCCTAAAGAACCAGAATTTGAGACAGCACAACGTGTCCGTCCAACTACAGTCAAGAGTTCAGCTGAGCTTGAGGAAGAAATGATGGCCAAAATTCCCAAGTTTAAGGCTCGCCCATTGAACAAAAAG CTCTTTGAAGCTCCAACTCTACCACCGTTACCTAAAAGCACACCACAACTTCCAGAATTTAAG GAATTTCATTTGGAAACGATGGCTAGGGCCAATCAGAATGTGGAAACATCTTCAATCTTATCGATGGAATCTACTCAG AGTCATAAATGGAAGCCACATCTTACAGCTCCTAAATCACCTGTTCTGCAAACGTCACTTAGAGCACGCCCCCTACAGATTAAAAGCTCTGAAGAACTGGAAAAAGAAGAACTTGAAAAAATTCCGAAGTTCAAGGCTAGGCCTTTGAATAAAAAG ATCTTTGAAAGTAAAGGAGACTTAGGAATGTTCTGCAACACGAAGAAGCAGGTGACGGTGCCTCAAGAATTTCATTTTGCCACAGATGAAAGGATTCCTCCACCTCCTGCTAACGTTGCTGATCTCTTTGACAAG CTTTCTCTAAATTCTGAACCAAATGAACAGACTATACCCAGAAACACCAAACCAAATCCTTTTCATCTCTATACAGAG GAAAGAGGAGCAGAGAAGGAGAGGAAACTGTTCACTGAACTTCTACAGAAACAGATTGAGGAAGAGAGGTCTAGAGTTCCCAAAGCAATTCCATATCCTTACACAACTGACTACCCTGTG ATTCCACCAAAACCAGAACCTAAGCATTGTACAAAACCAGAACCTTTCCAACTGGAGAGTCTGCTCAGGCATGAAAGGGAGATGCAGAGGGAATTAGAAGAACGGCAAAGATTGGAAAAGGAAGAAGCAAAGATGAGGACTTTTAGAGCGCAACCAGTCTTGATCGA GGATCCAATTCCAGTTCCTGAGAAAGAACGTAAACCACTAACTCAAGTTGAGGGATTTAATCTACATGTAGATCACCGTGCTGTTGGTAGAGCTGAGTTTGATAAGAAG ATCAAGGAGAAAGAACTAATGTATCAAAAATATAGGGAGGAGGCAGAAGCTGCTAGACTG ATGGAGGAGGAGAAGGCCCTGAAACAATTACGGAAAACTTTGGTGCCTCATGCAAGACCTGTGCCTAAATTTGATCATCCTTTCCTCCCACAGAA GTCTTCCAGAGCAGTGACAAAACCAAGATCACCCAAGCTGCTGATAATTAAGAGGCAAGAAAGGAGAAAAATGGCGTGTCCCTATGCAGCAGCAGTTTCTAGTGCTGCCTCCAAGATGAGGTGA
- the LOC104117076 gene encoding protein TPX2-like isoform X1, whose translation MADTKDDPNFFIIDEIYEFSAPRFYDFINGETEEDMRKAELWFESTISYAPSPCMPRIKASRSVQLEIPCDFTEGEELQSNSRPAAEVTSSKILEEETPKENRPAAEVLSSEVKEEVNGSLPNVESVEKQPTSQEICTPGKQPRKTDSNKQKTAKKIASMLRNPSALKSKTTPQLSHVKSTIPASMRKQAILRTAVGTPNFGQENQAVKRQKLDSGKARQILNVKPQNLPHKTRHGASCATFSSVAISRKEDRKMYAREPVPPFISTAEMMKKFHSSTREMSLPCISSSTPHRKPKLTLTAPKEPEFETAQRVRPTTVKSSAELEEEMMAKIPKFKARPLNKKLFEAPTLPPLPKSTPQLPEFKEFHLETMARANQNVETSSILSMESTQSHKWKPHLTAPKSPVLQTSLRARPLQIKSSEELEKEELEKIPKFKARPLNKKIFESKGDLGMFCNTKKQVTVPQEFHFATDERIPPPPANVADLFDKLSLNSEPNEQTIPRNTKPNPFHLYTEERGAEKERKLFTELLQKQIEEERSRVPKAIPYPYTTDYPVIPPKPEPKHCTKPEPFQLESLLRHEREMQRELEERQRLEKEEAKMRTFRAQPVLIEDPIPVPEKERKPLTQVEGFNLHVDHRAVGRAEFDKKIKEKELMYQKYREEAEAARLMEEEKALKQLRKTLVPHARPVPKFDHPFLPQKSSRAVTKPRSPKLLIIKRQERRKMACPYAAAVSSAASKMR comes from the exons ATGGCGGATACAAAAGACGATCCAAATTTCTTTATAATTGACGAAATTTATGAGTTCTCGGCACCGCGCTTCTATGATTTCATCAATGGAGAAACGGAGGAGGACATGCGCAAGGCTGAGCTTTGGTTTGAAAGTACAATCAGCTACGCCCCTTCTC CTTGTATGCCAAGAATCAAGGCCAGTAGATCAGTACAACTTGAGATCCCATGTGATTTTACTGAAGGCGAGGAGTTGCAGAGTAATTCAAG ACCTGCAGCGGAGGTTACATCTTCTAAGATTTTGGAAGAGGAGACACCAAAGGAGAACAGGCCTGCAGCTGAGGTTTTGTCTTCTGAGGTTAAGGAAGAGGTTAATGGCAGTCTTCCCAATGTG GAATCTGTTGAGAAACAGCCAACTAGTCAAG AAATTTGCACCCCAGGCAAGCAACCTAGGAAGACTGATTCCAACAAGCAGAAGACAGCTAAAAAGATTGCAAGCATGCTTAGAAATCCTTCAGCACTGAAGTCTAAAACTACACCTCAATTGTCACATGTGAAGAGCACTATTCCTGCCAGCATGAGAAA GCAAGCAATTTTGAGAACTGCTGTTGGAACACCTAACTTTGGTCAAGAAAATCAAGCTGTAAAGAGACAAAAACTAGATAGTGGAAAAGCCAGACAG ATTCTGAATGTCAAACCGCAAAATTTGCCGCACAAAACACGGCATGGAGCTAGTTGCGCCACCTTCTCTTCTGTGGCCATTTCTCGTAAAGAGGATCGAAAG ATGTATGCCCGAGAACCAGTACCACCATTTATTTCCACAGCAGAAATGATGAAGAAGTTTCACTCCAGCACAAGGGAGATGTCACTGCCGTGCATAAGTAGTTCCACTCCGCAT AGGAAGCCTAAACTTACATTGACTGCGCCTAAAGAACCAGAATTTGAGACAGCACAACGTGTCCGTCCAACTACAGTCAAGAGTTCAGCTGAGCTTGAGGAAGAAATGATGGCCAAAATTCCCAAGTTTAAGGCTCGCCCATTGAACAAAAAG CTCTTTGAAGCTCCAACTCTACCACCGTTACCTAAAAGCACACCACAACTTCCAGAATTTAAG GAATTTCATTTGGAAACGATGGCTAGGGCCAATCAGAATGTGGAAACATCTTCAATCTTATCGATGGAATCTACTCAG AGTCATAAATGGAAGCCACATCTTACAGCTCCTAAATCACCTGTTCTGCAAACGTCACTTAGAGCACGCCCCCTACAGATTAAAAGCTCTGAAGAACTGGAAAAAGAAGAACTTGAAAAAATTCCGAAGTTCAAGGCTAGGCCTTTGAATAAAAAG ATCTTTGAAAGTAAAGGAGACTTAGGAATGTTCTGCAACACGAAGAAGCAGGTGACGGTGCCTCAAGAATTTCATTTTGCCACAGATGAAAGGATTCCTCCACCTCCTGCTAACGTTGCTGATCTCTTTGACAAG CTTTCTCTAAATTCTGAACCAAATGAACAGACTATACCCAGAAACACCAAACCAAATCCTTTTCATCTCTATACAGAG GAAAGAGGAGCAGAGAAGGAGAGGAAACTGTTCACTGAACTTCTACAGAAACAGATTGAGGAAGAGAGGTCTAGAGTTCCCAAAGCAATTCCATATCCTTACACAACTGACTACCCTGTG ATTCCACCAAAACCAGAACCTAAGCATTGTACAAAACCAGAACCTTTCCAACTGGAGAGTCTGCTCAGGCATGAAAGGGAGATGCAGAGGGAATTAGAAGAACGGCAAAGATTGGAAAAGGAAGAAGCAAAGATGAGGACTTTTAGAGCGCAACCAGTCTTGATCGA GGATCCAATTCCAGTTCCTGAGAAAGAACGTAAACCACTAACTCAAGTTGAGGGATTTAATCTACATGTAGATCACCGTGCTGTTGGTAGAGCTGAGTTTGATAAGAAG ATCAAGGAGAAAGAACTAATGTATCAAAAATATAGGGAGGAGGCAGAAGCTGCTAGACTG ATGGAGGAGGAGAAGGCCCTGAAACAATTACGGAAAACTTTGGTGCCTCATGCAAGACCTGTGCCTAAATTTGATCATCCTTTCCTCCCACAGAA GTCTTCCAGAGCAGTGACAAAACCAAGATCACCCAAGCTGCTGATAATTAAGAGGCAAGAAAGGAGAAAAATGGCGTGTCCCTATGCAGCAGCAGTTTCTAGTGCTGCCTCCAAGATGAGGTGA
- the LOC104117076 gene encoding protein TPX2-like isoform X4 translates to MPRIKASRSVQLEIPCDFTEGEELQSNSRPAAEVTSSKILEEETPKENRPAAEVLSSEVKEEVNGSLPNVESVEKQPTSQEICTPGKQPRKTDSNKQKTAKKIASMLRNPSALKSKTTPQLSHVKSTIPASMRKQAILRTAVGTPNFGQENQAVKRQKLDSGKARQILNVKPQNLPHKTRHGASCATFSSVAISRKEDRKMYAREPVPPFISTAEMMKKFHSSTREMSLPCISSSTPHRKPKLTLTAPKEPEFETAQRVRPTTVKSSAELEEEMMAKIPKFKARPLNKKLFEAPTLPPLPKSTPQLPEFKEFHLETMARANQNVETSSILSMESTQSHKWKPHLTAPKSPVLQTSLRARPLQIKSSEELEKEELEKIPKFKARPLNKKIFESKGDLGMFCNTKKQVTVPQEFHFATDERIPPPPANVADLFDKLSLNSEPNEQTIPRNTKPNPFHLYTEERGAEKERKLFTELLQKQIEEERSRVPKAIPYPYTTDYPVIPPKPEPKHCTKPEPFQLESLLRHEREMQRELEERQRLEKEEAKMRTFRAQPVLIEDPIPVPEKERKPLTQVEGFNLHVDHRAVGRAEFDKKIKEKELMYQKYREEAEAARLMEEEKALKQLRKTLVPHARPVPKFDHPFLPQKSSRAVTKPRSPKLLIIKRQERRKMACPYAAAVSSAASKMR, encoded by the exons ATGCCAAGAATCAAGGCCAGTAGATCAGTACAACTTGAGATCCCATGTGATTTTACTGAAGGCGAGGAGTTGCAGAGTAATTCAAG ACCTGCAGCGGAGGTTACATCTTCTAAGATTTTGGAAGAGGAGACACCAAAGGAGAACAGGCCTGCAGCTGAGGTTTTGTCTTCTGAGGTTAAGGAAGAGGTTAATGGCAGTCTTCCCAATGTG GAATCTGTTGAGAAACAGCCAACTAGTCAAG AAATTTGCACCCCAGGCAAGCAACCTAGGAAGACTGATTCCAACAAGCAGAAGACAGCTAAAAAGATTGCAAGCATGCTTAGAAATCCTTCAGCACTGAAGTCTAAAACTACACCTCAATTGTCACATGTGAAGAGCACTATTCCTGCCAGCATGAGAAA GCAAGCAATTTTGAGAACTGCTGTTGGAACACCTAACTTTGGTCAAGAAAATCAAGCTGTAAAGAGACAAAAACTAGATAGTGGAAAAGCCAGACAG ATTCTGAATGTCAAACCGCAAAATTTGCCGCACAAAACACGGCATGGAGCTAGTTGCGCCACCTTCTCTTCTGTGGCCATTTCTCGTAAAGAGGATCGAAAG ATGTATGCCCGAGAACCAGTACCACCATTTATTTCCACAGCAGAAATGATGAAGAAGTTTCACTCCAGCACAAGGGAGATGTCACTGCCGTGCATAAGTAGTTCCACTCCGCAT AGGAAGCCTAAACTTACATTGACTGCGCCTAAAGAACCAGAATTTGAGACAGCACAACGTGTCCGTCCAACTACAGTCAAGAGTTCAGCTGAGCTTGAGGAAGAAATGATGGCCAAAATTCCCAAGTTTAAGGCTCGCCCATTGAACAAAAAG CTCTTTGAAGCTCCAACTCTACCACCGTTACCTAAAAGCACACCACAACTTCCAGAATTTAAG GAATTTCATTTGGAAACGATGGCTAGGGCCAATCAGAATGTGGAAACATCTTCAATCTTATCGATGGAATCTACTCAG AGTCATAAATGGAAGCCACATCTTACAGCTCCTAAATCACCTGTTCTGCAAACGTCACTTAGAGCACGCCCCCTACAGATTAAAAGCTCTGAAGAACTGGAAAAAGAAGAACTTGAAAAAATTCCGAAGTTCAAGGCTAGGCCTTTGAATAAAAAG ATCTTTGAAAGTAAAGGAGACTTAGGAATGTTCTGCAACACGAAGAAGCAGGTGACGGTGCCTCAAGAATTTCATTTTGCCACAGATGAAAGGATTCCTCCACCTCCTGCTAACGTTGCTGATCTCTTTGACAAG CTTTCTCTAAATTCTGAACCAAATGAACAGACTATACCCAGAAACACCAAACCAAATCCTTTTCATCTCTATACAGAG GAAAGAGGAGCAGAGAAGGAGAGGAAACTGTTCACTGAACTTCTACAGAAACAGATTGAGGAAGAGAGGTCTAGAGTTCCCAAAGCAATTCCATATCCTTACACAACTGACTACCCTGTG ATTCCACCAAAACCAGAACCTAAGCATTGTACAAAACCAGAACCTTTCCAACTGGAGAGTCTGCTCAGGCATGAAAGGGAGATGCAGAGGGAATTAGAAGAACGGCAAAGATTGGAAAAGGAAGAAGCAAAGATGAGGACTTTTAGAGCGCAACCAGTCTTGATCGA GGATCCAATTCCAGTTCCTGAGAAAGAACGTAAACCACTAACTCAAGTTGAGGGATTTAATCTACATGTAGATCACCGTGCTGTTGGTAGAGCTGAGTTTGATAAGAAG ATCAAGGAGAAAGAACTAATGTATCAAAAATATAGGGAGGAGGCAGAAGCTGCTAGACTG ATGGAGGAGGAGAAGGCCCTGAAACAATTACGGAAAACTTTGGTGCCTCATGCAAGACCTGTGCCTAAATTTGATCATCCTTTCCTCCCACAGAA GTCTTCCAGAGCAGTGACAAAACCAAGATCACCCAAGCTGCTGATAATTAAGAGGCAAGAAAGGAGAAAAATGGCGTGTCCCTATGCAGCAGCAGTTTCTAGTGCTGCCTCCAAGATGAGGTGA